The Nocardioides humi genome includes a region encoding these proteins:
- a CDS encoding SDR family NAD(P)-dependent oxidoreductase — protein MDESIFGLFDGHVVVVTGAASGIGAASMALFERAGATVVGLDLHEGPGIRRCDVSDPAAVEAAVRDVVADHGRLDVVHGNAGISIPGRPHSISDDDYRRVMGVCCDANFYLVRSGVPHMRERGGVFVFTASMCGVGATPRSSVYNMAKHAVIGLTRSVAVDYGAQGIRAVAMVTGPTRTAMADDLWPEDGPARNGFLRATPAGRLSRPEEQARAAVFAALPGSSYMNGGVITVDGGATAGWNEMGLGMLQTAGPA, from the coding sequence ATGGACGAGAGCATCTTCGGTCTCTTCGACGGCCACGTCGTGGTCGTCACCGGCGCGGCGTCGGGCATCGGCGCCGCCTCGATGGCGCTCTTCGAGCGGGCCGGCGCCACCGTGGTGGGCCTGGACCTGCACGAGGGCCCCGGGATCCGGCGCTGCGACGTGTCGGACCCGGCCGCGGTGGAGGCGGCGGTCCGCGACGTCGTGGCCGACCACGGCCGCCTGGACGTCGTGCACGGGAACGCGGGGATCAGCATCCCCGGGCGTCCGCACTCGATCTCGGACGACGACTACCGCCGCGTGATGGGCGTGTGCTGCGACGCCAACTTCTACCTCGTGCGCTCCGGCGTGCCGCACATGCGTGAACGGGGCGGGGTGTTCGTCTTCACGGCGTCGATGTGCGGCGTCGGGGCGACGCCGAGGTCCTCGGTCTACAACATGGCCAAGCACGCGGTGATCGGCCTGACCCGCTCGGTCGCCGTCGACTACGGGGCCCAGGGGATCCGCGCCGTGGCGATGGTCACCGGGCCGACCCGCACCGCGATGGCCGACGACCTGTGGCCCGAGGACGGCCCGGCCCGCAACGGATTCCTCCGGGCGACGCCGGCCGGGCGCCTCAGCCGTCCCGAGGAGCAGGCCCGCGCCGCCGTCTTCGCCGCGTTGCCCGGCTCGTCGTACATGAACGGCGGCGTCATCACGGTCGACGGAGGCGCGACGGCCGGCTGGAACGAGATGGGGCTGGGCATGCTCCAGACGGCGGGCCCGGCATGA
- a CDS encoding enoyl-CoA hydratase/isomerase family protein, which produces MTTLHEDFACSTLRTHEPHPGVCWIALNRPERLNAIDRELGEDLYAVLERALADRETRVLVITGEGRSFCAGDDLGAVEEHLRGEYTRSPVIGTTPDPMYLRIIEMLVTSRVPVIMAINGDAAGAGAELACAGDVRIASSRARLGSALLNVAQAGGLVMMSRLVGAARATEIYLSGALLDADEAERLGIFTKVVAPEDLVSTTLAEAQRLASAPTAAIGLFKELREQAIGQPVQQALRLQNAVHIRNNAEVVDALEGATAFIEKRRPRFVGK; this is translated from the coding sequence ATGACCACCCTGCACGAGGACTTCGCCTGCTCGACGCTGCGCACGCACGAGCCCCACCCCGGCGTCTGCTGGATCGCGCTGAACCGCCCGGAGCGGCTGAACGCGATCGATCGCGAGCTCGGCGAGGACCTGTACGCCGTCCTCGAGCGAGCGCTGGCCGACCGCGAGACGCGCGTCCTGGTGATCACCGGCGAGGGCCGCTCCTTCTGCGCGGGCGACGACCTCGGCGCCGTCGAGGAGCACCTGCGCGGCGAGTACACGCGATCGCCGGTGATCGGCACCACGCCGGACCCGATGTACCTGCGCATCATCGAGATGCTGGTGACCAGCCGGGTCCCGGTCATCATGGCGATCAACGGGGACGCGGCCGGTGCCGGCGCCGAGCTGGCCTGCGCCGGGGACGTCCGGATCGCGAGCTCGCGGGCCCGCCTGGGCAGCGCCCTGCTGAACGTCGCGCAGGCCGGCGGCCTCGTGATGATGTCGCGGCTCGTCGGTGCCGCACGCGCGACCGAGATCTACCTCTCCGGCGCACTGCTCGACGCGGACGAGGCCGAGCGTCTCGGCATCTTCACGAAGGTCGTCGCCCCCGAGGACCTCGTCAGCACCACGCTCGCCGAGGCACAGCGGCTGGCGAGCGCGCCGACCGCGGCGATCGGCCTCTTCAAGGAGCTGCGCGAGCAGGCGATCGGACAGCCGGTCCAACAGGCGCTGCGCCTCCAGAACGCCGTCCACATCCGCAACAACGCCGAGGTCGTGGACGCGCTCGAGGGCGCCACGGCGTTCATCGAGAAGCGCCGCCCGCGCTTCGTCGGGAAGTAG
- a CDS encoding CocE/NonD family hydrolase: protein MAPRRAPARGALPDAVRAPADLLGRAATGRLRPRRLRRRLPGHPGRFGSEGDWEPIMWDQEAHDAYDTVEWVARQEWCDGRVILAGTSYGGIVSFLGAAERPPSLAGVAAAMVTSGSRDLRELGGAMRLEQVVSWLLYMAADWLRRRPEDADAETVATLHALLLDPEPALTALPLADGPLARLRGFPIDIPALLAGRVPTTPEWEPAAIEVPVFVTTGWFDVFASATIDAFRDAVRAHPDLPHRLVVGPWAHTGPLPHHTGELNFGITASAGAAAVPAQQLAFFADPAAAAPRHEVGYFLMGADQWRTADAWPPRAARARVLHPTPAGGLGHEPAPAGTVDGYAHDPLDPVPSRGGRVIHLGRSTPGPIDLGRQLDRPDVLSYLTAELDEPLDVVGGVRADLTVSVSRPDADLVVRLVDVRPDGRVYPVAEGVARLSHVLGRPADDTPTRVRVDLGYAAQRFGRGHRLGLLVAGSAFPHLDRNLSTGAPSSTSAEARTVVVDLHLAESALSLDVLPQEGRP from the coding sequence GTGGCACCACGGCGAGCCCCGGCCCGCGGTGCTCTTCCGGACGCCGTACGGGCGCCGGCTGATCTCCTCGGACGTGCTGCGACCGGCCGACTGCGTCCACGGCGGCTTCGCCGCCGTCTGCCAGGACACCCGGGACGGTTCGGCTCCGAAGGCGACTGGGAGCCGATCATGTGGGACCAGGAGGCGCACGACGCCTACGACACCGTCGAGTGGGTCGCCCGCCAGGAGTGGTGCGACGGCCGGGTGATCCTCGCGGGGACGTCGTACGGCGGCATCGTCTCCTTCCTCGGCGCCGCCGAGCGCCCGCCGAGCCTGGCCGGCGTGGCCGCCGCGATGGTGACCTCGGGCAGCCGCGACCTGCGCGAGCTCGGGGGCGCGATGCGCCTCGAGCAGGTCGTCAGCTGGCTGCTCTACATGGCCGCGGACTGGCTGCGGCGCCGCCCGGAGGACGCCGACGCCGAGACGGTCGCCACCCTGCACGCCCTGCTCCTCGACCCGGAGCCGGCCCTGACGGCGCTGCCCCTGGCCGATGGTCCGCTGGCGCGGCTGCGCGGCTTCCCGATCGACATCCCGGCGCTGCTGGCCGGCCGGGTGCCGACCACCCCCGAGTGGGAGCCGGCCGCGATCGAGGTGCCGGTGTTCGTCACGACGGGCTGGTTCGACGTCTTCGCCTCCGCCACGATCGACGCCTTCCGCGACGCCGTGCGTGCGCATCCCGACCTGCCGCACCGCCTCGTCGTGGGCCCGTGGGCGCACACCGGACCGCTGCCGCACCACACCGGCGAGCTGAACTTCGGCATCACCGCCTCCGCGGGGGCGGCGGCGGTGCCGGCCCAGCAGCTGGCCTTCTTCGCGGATCCCGCGGCGGCCGCGCCGCGGCACGAGGTCGGGTACTTCCTCATGGGCGCCGACCAGTGGCGCACGGCCGACGCCTGGCCGCCCCGTGCCGCCCGGGCCCGGGTGCTGCATCCGACACCGGCCGGCGGGCTCGGCCACGAGCCGGCGCCGGCCGGCACCGTCGACGGCTACGCCCACGACCCGCTCGACCCGGTGCCGAGCCGCGGCGGCCGGGTCATCCATCTCGGGCGATCCACGCCCGGGCCGATCGACCTGGGCCGGCAGCTCGACCGGCCCGACGTGCTCAGCTACCTGACCGCGGAGCTCGACGAGCCGCTCGACGTCGTCGGCGGCGTCCGCGCGGACCTGACGGTGTCGGTGAGCCGGCCGGACGCCGACCTCGTCGTCCGCCTGGTCGACGTCCGTCCTGACGGCCGGGTCTACCCGGTCGCCGAGGGCGTGGCGCGGCTGAGCCACGTGCTCGGCCGCCCCGCCGACGACACGCCCACACGGGTCCGCGTCGACCTCGGGTACGCCGCGCAGCGCTTCGGGCGCGGGCACCGGCTGGGCCTGCTCGTCGCGGGCAGCGCCTTCCCGCACCTCGACCGCAACCTCAGCACCGGCGCGCCCTCGAGCACCTCCGCCGAGGCCCGCACCGTCGTCGTCGACCTCCACCTCGCGGAGTCGGCGCTCTCCCTCGACGTCCTGCCACAGGAAGGCCGGCCCTGA
- a CDS encoding SDR family NAD(P)-dependent oxidoreductase — protein MSGPLDRRRVVVTGALGGIGTAVTARLLADGAQVLAVDRPDVVRQHREPGPPGLHVAGVDLRDPRAPTEIAGQALERLGGLDALVNNAGIELRASLPDHDDERWDAVLDVNLRAPFRLARDLADLLAAGRSPAVVNVCSIAVTGFAGQVAYDASKGGLLTLTRSLAVELGPRGVRANAVCPGFIDTPMLDEGELRSIAERVARTLPLRRLGRPDDVAGAISWLLGEDSGYVTGQSLFIDGGMNRQ, from the coding sequence ATGAGTGGCCCGCTCGACCGGCGACGCGTCGTCGTCACCGGTGCGCTGGGAGGGATCGGCACCGCGGTGACCGCCCGCCTGCTCGCCGACGGGGCCCAGGTCCTCGCGGTCGACCGGCCGGACGTCGTCCGGCAGCACCGGGAGCCGGGACCGCCGGGGCTGCACGTGGCCGGGGTCGACCTGAGGGACCCGCGGGCGCCGACGGAGATCGCCGGGCAGGCGCTCGAGCGGCTCGGCGGGCTCGATGCGCTCGTCAACAACGCCGGGATCGAGCTGAGGGCGTCGCTGCCCGACCACGACGACGAGCGATGGGACGCCGTTCTCGACGTCAACCTGCGGGCGCCGTTCCGCCTGGCGCGCGACCTGGCCGACCTGCTGGCGGCGGGGAGGTCGCCGGCGGTCGTCAACGTGTGCTCGATCGCGGTGACCGGCTTCGCCGGACAGGTCGCGTACGACGCCAGCAAGGGCGGCCTGCTCACGCTGACCCGGTCCCTGGCGGTCGAGCTCGGTCCCCGGGGAGTCCGGGCCAACGCCGTCTGCCCGGGATTCATCGACACGCCGATGCTCGACGAGGGCGAGCTGCGCTCGATCGCCGAGCGCGTCGCCCGAACCCTGCCGTTGCGCCGCCTGGGACGCCCCGACGACGTGGCCGGCGCCATCAGCTGGCTCCTCGGCGAGGACTCCGGCTACGTCACGGGCCAGTCACTTTTCATCGATGGAGGAATGAACCGCCAATGA